A section of the Polynucleobacter sp. AP-Sving-400A-A2 genome encodes:
- the glp gene encoding gephyrin-like molybdotransferase Glp, whose translation MLTAQQALDHLLSHAIPVHETETLAMQVALGRVLAENVKSLVDVPPLDNTSMDGYAVRTADTSSPGQTLTIAQRIPAGSMGTQLEPGTAARIFTGAPVPPGADAVVMQEDCSISEGASKQVQVNIAPTSGQWIRRRGEDLTAGKVALTAGTYLRPQELGVAASAGLTHLTVKRKVRVAAFFTGDELSLPGEPLKPGGIYNSNRDTLLACIKSLGCDATDFGIVPDSLEATKETLRKASKDHDLIITSGGVSVGEEDHIKPAVTAEGRLDLWQIAMKPGKPLAFGAVRKSDSSKGNAETWFIGLPGNPVSSFVTFLLFVRPFILKLQGRDAGLPQSYPMRADFDWLKADRRNEFLRVKINTQGGLDLFSNQSSGVLTSASWGDGLVDCPPGQALKAGDMVKYIPFSALLS comes from the coding sequence ATGTTGACTGCTCAGCAGGCTTTAGATCACTTACTTTCTCACGCAATACCCGTGCACGAAACTGAAACACTTGCGATGCAAGTTGCTCTAGGCCGTGTACTTGCAGAGAATGTTAAGAGTCTCGTAGATGTACCTCCACTCGATAACACCTCAATGGATGGTTATGCAGTGCGCACAGCGGATACCAGCTCTCCAGGTCAAACACTCACAATTGCACAACGCATTCCGGCGGGATCCATGGGAACTCAGCTTGAGCCAGGCACTGCTGCCAGAATCTTTACTGGTGCCCCAGTCCCTCCAGGCGCTGATGCCGTTGTCATGCAAGAGGATTGCTCTATTTCAGAGGGGGCAAGTAAGCAAGTCCAAGTCAATATCGCACCAACATCAGGTCAATGGATTCGTCGCAGAGGTGAAGATCTGACTGCTGGCAAAGTAGCGCTTACGGCAGGCACTTATCTCCGACCTCAGGAGCTTGGAGTTGCAGCCTCTGCTGGCTTAACGCATTTGACTGTAAAGCGTAAAGTGAGAGTTGCTGCATTTTTCACTGGTGATGAGTTGTCCCTGCCAGGTGAGCCACTCAAGCCGGGTGGCATCTATAACTCTAATCGCGACACACTATTAGCGTGCATTAAATCTTTAGGCTGCGATGCCACAGACTTTGGAATTGTTCCTGATAGTCTTGAGGCCACGAAGGAAACTCTTCGTAAGGCTAGCAAAGACCATGACTTAATCATTACATCAGGCGGCGTCTCCGTTGGCGAGGAAGACCACATTAAACCCGCAGTAACTGCTGAAGGTAGATTAGACCTTTGGCAGATTGCGATGAAGCCTGGCAAGCCATTAGCTTTTGGCGCTGTGCGCAAATCAGATAGTTCAAAAGGTAATGCGGAAACCTGGTTTATTGGTTTACCTGGCAACCCAGTATCGAGTTTTGTGACTTTCCTATTATTTGTTCGCCCATTTATTCTTAAGTTACAAGGGCGAGATGCAGGCTTGCCGCAGTCTTACCCTATGCGCGCTGACTTTGATTGGCTTAAGGCCGATCGTCGTAACGAGTTTCTGAGGGTCAAGATCAATACGCAGGGTGGATTGGATCTATTCTCCAATCAAAGCTCTGGGGTACTTACTAGCGCCTCTTGGGGGGATGGCTTAGTAGATTGTCCGCCGGGCCAAGCATTAAAAGCTGGCGATATGGTGAAGTACATTCCATTTAGTGCACTTCTTTCCTAG
- a CDS encoding Mth938-like domain-containing protein — translation MKLQSDPHSGANTITGYGDGYIEINKIPYSHAVLLSSDGEILEWAIKSFEELSSSDFAQMASLKPELIIIGTGKRQRFPKPELLKTLIEAKIGFEVMDSQAACRTYNILVGEGRQVLLALIVEAV, via the coding sequence GTGAAGCTTCAATCTGACCCCCATTCCGGAGCCAATACAATCACCGGTTACGGCGATGGCTACATCGAGATCAATAAGATCCCTTACAGTCACGCGGTTTTACTGAGTTCTGACGGTGAAATCTTGGAATGGGCAATCAAGTCCTTTGAAGAGCTGAGTTCATCAGATTTCGCTCAAATGGCTTCCCTTAAGCCTGAATTAATCATTATTGGCACCGGCAAACGCCAGCGCTTCCCAAAGCCTGAGTTACTAAAGACCCTTATAGAGGCCAAGATCGGCTTTGAAGTAATGGATTCTCAGGCGGCTTGTCGCACCTACAACATTCTTGTGGGCGAGGGCCGTCAAGTCCTGCTCGCCCTGATTGTGGAAGCCGTCTAA
- a CDS encoding alpha-ketoglutarate-dependent dioxygenase AlkB, which produces MQSPLFDPPESPDPICLLERDGRAEYFSHFYKADESDHFFESLLHSLIWKTDQINMFGKLVTTARKVAWVGDPECRYTYSGIEKIPQAWTEELLQIKHQLEAVTGFSYNSCLLNLYHNGNEGMGWHSDNEKELDGTSPIASISLGARRKFAFRHKQDKTTVPVFLEHGSLLIMHAPVQDYWHHSLLKTKAVTNPRINLTFRKILPRI; this is translated from the coding sequence ATGCAAAGTCCCTTATTCGACCCCCCAGAATCGCCTGACCCAATCTGCCTATTGGAAAGGGATGGTCGAGCTGAATACTTCAGTCATTTTTACAAAGCAGATGAATCTGATCATTTTTTTGAAAGCCTGCTGCACTCCCTTATTTGGAAAACAGATCAGATCAATATGTTTGGTAAGTTAGTAACAACCGCGAGAAAAGTTGCCTGGGTGGGGGATCCCGAATGCCGTTATACCTACTCGGGTATCGAAAAAATTCCTCAGGCCTGGACGGAAGAGTTACTTCAAATCAAGCATCAACTTGAAGCCGTGACCGGCTTTAGCTATAACTCTTGCTTACTCAATCTGTATCACAATGGCAATGAAGGTATGGGCTGGCATAGTGATAATGAAAAAGAGTTGGATGGCACAAGCCCTATCGCATCAATCAGCCTGGGGGCTCGACGTAAATTTGCATTTCGTCACAAGCAGGATAAAACGACAGTACCCGTCTTTCTTGAGCACGGTAGCCTTCTCATCATGCACGCCCCTGTTCAAGATTACTGGCATCACAGTCTTCTCAAAACTAAGGCAGTCACGAATCCTCGAATTAATCTCACCTTTCGAAAAATACTTCCTAGAATATGA
- a CDS encoding oxygenase MpaB family protein translates to MIEELIRRSIREMVGGGGPPVAFLEPAGDRGLFGPESIAWKVHADFISMMIGGISSLVLQALHPKALAGVWDHSSFRQDLKGRLGRTAFFIAATTYGSQDMADKAINRVNQIHQKVTGFDEFNQPYRADDPELLAWVHLTETRSFMCSYEPYRSEALSTKQKDQYFTEMKMLGERLGAIDLPDTYAGTEQVIRQYIPQLHYGERAKSIIGMLDNFPSNLSAKPFVRMISRAGFLNLPDWAYPIIQRPLPSRLERMAVQSAIRVMAIPVREALKDGVAAHSLRRVYGSTK, encoded by the coding sequence ATGATTGAGGAGCTCATTCGTCGGTCAATTCGAGAAATGGTGGGCGGTGGCGGTCCACCTGTCGCATTTCTGGAACCCGCTGGTGATAGAGGTTTGTTTGGCCCGGAGTCTATCGCATGGAAGGTGCATGCGGATTTCATTTCTATGATGATCGGTGGCATTAGCTCGCTAGTACTGCAAGCTCTTCACCCAAAAGCGCTCGCTGGCGTGTGGGATCATTCCAGCTTTAGACAAGACTTGAAAGGCAGGCTAGGAAGAACGGCGTTCTTCATTGCCGCAACTACCTATGGCTCGCAGGACATGGCGGATAAGGCTATCAATCGCGTTAATCAAATTCATCAAAAGGTCACTGGGTTTGATGAATTCAATCAACCCTATAGGGCGGATGATCCCGAACTACTCGCATGGGTTCACTTAACAGAAACTCGCAGTTTTATGTGCTCCTACGAGCCATACCGCAGTGAAGCTTTGAGCACAAAGCAAAAAGATCAGTACTTTACAGAAATGAAAATGCTCGGGGAAAGATTGGGAGCGATCGATCTACCAGACACCTATGCTGGTACGGAACAAGTCATCAGACAATATATCCCCCAACTTCACTATGGGGAAAGGGCTAAAAGCATCATTGGAATGCTGGATAACTTTCCCAGTAACCTCAGCGCTAAACCTTTCGTAAGAATGATCAGTCGGGCTGGCTTTCTGAATTTGCCCGATTGGGCATATCCGATTATTCAACGACCTCTGCCAAGCCGACTAGAGCGCATGGCAGTGCAATCAGCTATTCGAGTAATGGCAATTCCTGTAAGGGAGGCGCTAAAAGATGGTGTAGCGGCTCACTCGCTCCGTAGAGTTTACGGATCAACTAAATAA
- a CDS encoding NAD(P)/FAD-dependent oxidoreductase translates to MSSSKAINQVAVIGAGIAGLACARELQSHGISIDVFEKSRGPSGRMSTRRTQEWSADHGAQYFTARDPRFIEEVQSWMQAGTAAIWKPKLRVYEAKAWRVSHSQDIRYVGTPYMNSPGKHLAKDLSIQYERTISQLERMDGKWHLQCSEANEITTLYDYVVLAIPAPQASALLKHLNSEAADIADSAQMKACWTMMANFPHQLNVDFDAAFINEEIISWICQNESKPMRQGSTWTIHGKPDWSQENVELSKEDAQDQMLQCLTAHGFNCEDAEISMHRWRYASGGLENSIGFLSLPNVGLGLCGDWLNGGRVEGAWLSGFNLALALKQI, encoded by the coding sequence ATGAGCAGCAGTAAAGCAATTAATCAGGTAGCGGTCATTGGAGCAGGAATTGCAGGCCTTGCTTGTGCAAGAGAGCTTCAGTCGCACGGTATATCCATAGATGTTTTTGAAAAGAGTCGTGGTCCTAGCGGGCGCATGAGTACGCGGCGCACACAAGAATGGTCTGCCGATCATGGCGCACAGTACTTTACTGCTAGAGATCCTCGTTTTATTGAGGAGGTACAAAGTTGGATGCAGGCCGGCACAGCTGCGATCTGGAAGCCCAAACTCAGAGTTTACGAAGCCAAGGCATGGCGTGTAAGTCACTCACAAGATATTCGCTATGTTGGCACTCCTTATATGAATTCACCAGGTAAGCATCTTGCTAAGGATCTCTCCATTCAATATGAAAGAACCATTTCCCAGCTGGAACGAATGGATGGCAAATGGCATCTGCAATGCAGTGAAGCAAATGAAATTACCACGCTCTACGATTATGTTGTGTTGGCTATACCCGCTCCTCAGGCAAGCGCCCTACTTAAGCATCTGAATAGTGAAGCCGCTGATATCGCTGACTCAGCACAGATGAAGGCATGCTGGACCATGATGGCAAATTTTCCGCATCAGCTCAATGTAGATTTTGATGCCGCTTTCATTAATGAGGAAATCATTAGCTGGATTTGTCAAAATGAATCAAAGCCAATGCGTCAGGGAAGTACGTGGACGATCCATGGCAAACCTGACTGGAGCCAGGAAAATGTTGAGTTAAGTAAAGAGGATGCTCAAGACCAAATGCTGCAGTGCCTGACAGCACATGGTTTTAACTGCGAGGATGCTGAAATCAGCATGCACCGCTGGCGCTATGCCAGTGGGGGTCTAGAAAATAGCATTGGATTTTTATCACTGCCTAATGTTGGCTTAGGGCTTTGTGGAGACTGGCTCAATGGCGGCAGAGTCGAGGGCGCCTGGCTCAGCGGCTTTAATCTAGCTTTAGCACTCAAGCAGATATAA
- the thrC gene encoding threonine synthase, translating into MRYQSTRGNSPQQSFLEILLGGLAPDGGLYLPTEYPQVTKAQLDAWRGLPYADLAYEVLSLYCDDIPEVDLRTLLRKTYTEQVYCNGRKEDNAKDITPLHWLGEEQGTRIGLLSLSNGPTLAFKDMAMQFLGNLFEYALKKNGQKLNILGATSGDTGSAAEYAMRGKEGVKVFMLSPRGKMSSFQSAQMYSLQDPNIFNLAVAGVFDDCQDIVKAVSNDHRFKANHQIGTVNSINWGRVVAQVVYYFQGYLLATKSSDEKVSFTVPSGNFGNICAGHIARMMGLPIAHLIAATNENDVLDEFFRTGVYRARKSAETLHTSSPSMDISKASNFERFVFDFMGKDGKATAAMFKQVDQAGGFDISKDAVFKDLAQYGFQSGRSNHDNRLETIRNVDAQYGVMIDTHTADGVKVAREHLQAGIPMIVLETALPIKFEETIEIALGRPAECPPAFKDIKSKPQRVENIDADVDQVKNFITAHTN; encoded by the coding sequence ATGCGTTACCAATCCACCCGGGGTAATAGCCCACAGCAATCCTTTTTAGAAATTCTGCTTGGCGGATTAGCGCCAGACGGCGGCTTATATCTGCCGACAGAGTACCCGCAAGTCACTAAAGCGCAGTTAGACGCTTGGCGTGGCCTGCCCTATGCCGATCTCGCTTATGAGGTCTTAAGTCTTTATTGCGACGACATTCCTGAGGTAGATCTGCGTACTCTATTGCGTAAGACTTACACGGAGCAGGTCTACTGCAATGGCCGCAAGGAAGATAACGCTAAAGACATCACGCCATTGCATTGGTTGGGTGAAGAGCAAGGCACACGTATTGGTTTGCTTAGTTTGTCTAATGGACCCACATTGGCATTTAAAGATATGGCGATGCAGTTCCTAGGCAATCTCTTTGAATACGCCTTAAAAAAGAATGGTCAAAAACTCAATATTTTGGGCGCGACATCCGGAGATACTGGAAGTGCTGCTGAATACGCAATGCGTGGCAAAGAAGGTGTAAAGGTATTTATGCTTTCACCACGCGGCAAGATGAGCTCGTTCCAGTCTGCCCAAATGTATTCTCTGCAAGATCCTAATATCTTTAACTTAGCAGTTGCTGGTGTGTTTGACGATTGCCAAGATATTGTTAAAGCGGTGAGTAACGACCATAGGTTTAAAGCGAATCACCAAATTGGTACCGTCAACTCCATCAACTGGGGTCGTGTTGTTGCTCAGGTGGTCTATTACTTCCAGGGTTATTTGCTGGCTACAAAATCTAGCGATGAAAAAGTGTCATTCACTGTGCCCTCCGGCAACTTTGGCAATATCTGTGCTGGCCATATTGCCCGCATGATGGGTTTGCCAATTGCGCATTTGATTGCTGCCACGAATGAGAATGATGTTCTCGACGAGTTCTTCCGCACCGGCGTCTATCGGGCACGTAAGTCTGCTGAAACTCTGCATACCTCTAGTCCGTCTATGGATATTTCTAAGGCGAGCAACTTTGAGCGCTTTGTATTTGATTTCATGGGCAAGGACGGCAAAGCTACTGCAGCTATGTTCAAACAAGTTGATCAAGCTGGTGGCTTTGATATTTCTAAAGACGCTGTCTTTAAAGACCTTGCGCAGTACGGATTTCAATCTGGCCGCAGTAACCATGACAATCGCCTAGAAACGATTCGTAATGTTGATGCGCAGTATGGCGTGATGATTGATACACATACAGCAGATGGTGTGAAGGTTGCACGCGAACACTTGCAGGCAGGCATTCCAATGATTGTGTTGGAAACTGCTTTGCCTATTAAGTTTGAAGAAACGATTGAAATAGCATTGGGGCGTCCAGCAGAATGCCCACCAGCATTTAAAGACATCAAGTCAAAGCCACAGCGCGTTGAAAATATCGATGCCGATGTCGATCAAGTCAAAAACTTCATTACTGCCCACACCAACTAA
- a CDS encoding LON peptidase substrate-binding domain-containing protein — translation MTTSSLTARWIPLFPLGTTLFPGGVIALKIFEARYLDMMKRCLREDTPFGVISILDNKPIESNADAVANFSNIGTLAKLEEFDAIQPALYMTKSYGTQRFKVLNIKQETDGLWMGQVELIDADPEIPLAKEHEKVATLLNEIISVIKREDLLGEDAFKMPMNQDDCGWVSNRLAELLPLPPAQKNHLLAQSNPRIRLDLISEIIEDDGLSNIVIH, via the coding sequence ATGACAACATCCTCTTTGACGGCCCGCTGGATCCCACTTTTCCCCTTGGGCACTACTCTCTTTCCAGGCGGAGTAATTGCTCTCAAAATCTTTGAAGCGCGCTACCTAGATATGATGAAGCGTTGCCTACGTGAAGATACGCCTTTTGGGGTTATCAGCATTCTCGATAACAAGCCAATTGAATCGAATGCCGACGCAGTGGCCAACTTTTCAAATATTGGCACACTGGCGAAATTAGAAGAGTTTGATGCGATTCAGCCTGCGCTTTACATGACTAAGTCCTATGGAACGCAACGTTTTAAAGTTCTAAATATCAAACAAGAGACTGATGGCCTCTGGATGGGTCAAGTTGAGCTGATCGATGCCGACCCAGAGATACCACTAGCAAAAGAACATGAAAAGGTAGCCACGCTTTTGAATGAGATTATTTCTGTCATCAAAAGGGAGGATTTGCTGGGTGAAGATGCGTTCAAAATGCCGATGAACCAGGATGATTGTGGCTGGGTATCCAACCGATTGGCTGAGCTCTTACCACTCCCCCCGGCTCAGAAGAACCACTTACTCGCTCAAAGCAATCCCAGAATCCGACTCGATTTAATTTCCGAAATCATTGAGGATGATGGTTTAAGCAATATCGTGATTCATTAA
- the moaD gene encoding molybdopterin converting factor subunit 1, giving the protein MKLELRFFASLREGLGLSGESINAPSEVKTIADLRGHLVQRGNPWAEVLASGKVIRCALNQEMVNDSTPLVEGAEVAFFPPVTGG; this is encoded by the coding sequence ATGAAACTCGAATTACGATTCTTTGCTTCTTTAAGGGAGGGTCTTGGACTTTCTGGCGAGAGTATTAATGCTCCATCAGAAGTAAAAACCATTGCCGACTTAAGAGGCCACCTTGTTCAGCGAGGTAATCCTTGGGCTGAAGTATTGGCAAGCGGCAAAGTGATTCGTTGCGCCTTAAATCAAGAGATGGTAAATGACTCCACTCCTCTAGTTGAGGGGGCCGAGGTGGCTTTCTTTCCTCCGGTTACTGGCGGCTAA
- the moaE gene encoding molybdopterin synthase catalytic subunit MoaE produces MQNDFIRIQEADFDLTTEVKALRKNDPRVGAVVTFLGTVRDMNDGSQVQGMTLEHYPGMTEKSLEEIIIQARSRWDLYKTLVIHRVGPLLPEDQIVLVAVTSAHRGEAFAACEFIMDYLKTAAPFWKKEETPEGSKWVDARVTDDTAMARWN; encoded by the coding sequence ATGCAGAATGATTTCATCCGCATTCAAGAGGCTGACTTCGATCTAACAACCGAGGTGAAGGCTCTGCGTAAGAATGACCCTCGAGTGGGTGCAGTGGTGACTTTTCTAGGCACAGTCCGAGATATGAATGACGGTAGTCAAGTTCAGGGTATGACTCTGGAGCACTATCCTGGCATGACAGAAAAATCCCTAGAAGAAATCATCATACAAGCGAGAAGCCGCTGGGATCTTTATAAGACCCTAGTGATTCATCGAGTAGGACCACTGTTACCTGAGGATCAAATTGTTCTAGTGGCAGTTACCAGTGCCCATAGAGGTGAAGCATTTGCTGCTTGTGAGTTCATCATGGACTATCTAAAAACAGCGGCACCATTTTGGAAAAAAGAAGAAACGCCCGAAGGTAGCAAATGGGTGGACGCTCGCGTGACTGACGATACTGCAATGGCACGCTGGAATTAA
- a CDS encoding homoserine dehydrogenase, which produces MKPIQVGLLGIGTVGGGVFTVLERNQDEITRRAGRGIRINTVADLNVERAKELVKDRAQVVSDARAVINNPEIDIVVELIGGYGIAKDLVLEAIAAGKHVVTANKALIAVHGNEIFKAAHEKGVMVAFEAAVAGGIPIIKALREGLTANRIEWIAGIINGTTNFILSEMRDKGLDFATVLKEAQRLGYAEADPTFDIEGVDAAHKATIMSAIAFGIPMQFDKAHIEGITKLDAIDIKYAEQLGYRIKLLGIAKKTSTGVELRVHPTLIPTKRLIANVEGAMNAVQVFGDAVGTTLYYGKGAGSEPTASAVIADLVDITRLLGASPESRVPYLAFQPDAVRDITVLPMGEITTSYYLRLRVADQAGVLADITKILAAHSISIDALLQKEADEGESQTDLVALTHETKEKHMLAAIGEIQNLKTVAGEVVKIRLENLS; this is translated from the coding sequence ATGAAACCGATTCAAGTTGGTCTATTAGGTATTGGCACTGTAGGTGGTGGTGTATTTACTGTTCTCGAACGCAACCAAGATGAAATTACCCGTCGTGCTGGTCGCGGTATTCGTATTAATACGGTTGCCGATCTCAATGTAGAGCGTGCTAAAGAGCTAGTAAAAGACCGTGCACAAGTTGTGAGTGATGCACGTGCTGTGATTAACAACCCTGAGATTGATATCGTTGTTGAATTGATCGGTGGTTACGGCATTGCTAAAGATTTAGTGCTCGAGGCCATTGCTGCTGGTAAACATGTAGTTACAGCCAATAAGGCTTTGATCGCGGTGCATGGCAATGAGATTTTTAAAGCTGCCCACGAAAAGGGTGTGATGGTCGCCTTTGAAGCGGCTGTTGCTGGCGGCATTCCAATTATTAAAGCGCTGCGTGAAGGTTTAACTGCAAACCGCATCGAATGGATCGCTGGCATCATCAACGGCACAACCAATTTTATTCTTTCTGAGATGCGCGACAAAGGCTTAGACTTTGCGACGGTCTTGAAAGAAGCCCAGCGTTTGGGCTATGCAGAGGCAGATCCGACATTTGATATTGAAGGTGTAGATGCCGCCCATAAAGCAACCATCATGAGCGCAATTGCATTTGGTATTCCAATGCAGTTTGACAAGGCGCACATTGAAGGCATTACTAAGTTAGATGCTATCGACATTAAATATGCCGAGCAGTTGGGTTATCGCATCAAGTTGCTCGGTATTGCTAAGAAGACAAGTACTGGCGTTGAGTTGCGTGTGCACCCAACCTTGATTCCGACTAAGCGTTTAATTGCAAACGTGGAAGGCGCCATGAATGCCGTTCAGGTATTTGGTGATGCTGTAGGTACTACGCTGTACTACGGTAAAGGGGCAGGCTCAGAGCCAACTGCCTCTGCTGTGATTGCAGACTTAGTAGACATCACACGTTTATTGGGTGCAAGCCCAGAGAGCCGGGTTCCTTACTTAGCGTTTCAGCCAGATGCAGTGCGTGACATCACTGTATTACCCATGGGTGAAATTACCACCAGTTACTACTTACGTTTGCGCGTAGCGGATCAAGCTGGAGTGTTAGCAGATATTACTAAGATCTTGGCAGCTCACAGCATCTCGATCGATGCTCTCTTGCAAAAAGAAGCTGACGAAGGCGAAAGTCAAACCGACTTGGTCGCGCTCACCCATGAGACCAAAGAAAAGCATATGCTCGCAGCAATTGGGGAAATTCAGAATCTGAAAACTGTTGCTGGTGAAGTAGTGAAGATCCGCTTAGAAAATCTGTCCTAA
- a CDS encoding pyridoxal phosphate-dependent aminotransferase, whose amino-acid sequence MKPILKSEKLNHVCYDIRGPVLELAQRMEEEGHKIIKLNIGNVGVFGFDPPEEIQLDMIRNLGNASAYSDSKGIFAARKAIMQYCQEKGIQGVSLDDIYTGNGVSELIVLAMNALLNNGDEVLVPAPDYPLWTAAVSLSGGTPIHYLCDESKEWAPDLADLRKKITPRTKAIVVINPNNPTGAIYSKEVLTELTSIAREHDLILFADEIYDKMLYDQEKHVSLASLSTDVVTITFNGLSKNYRSCGYRAGWMVVSGDKEMIRDYIEGLNMLSSMRLCANVPGQYAIQTALGGYQSINDLVAEGGRLAKQRDLAWKLITEIPGVTCVKPKSALYLFPKLDSEMYPIEDDQQFVADLLKEEKVLLVQGSGFNWIKSDHFRVVFLPHEDVLKEAIGRLARFLERYRQKHSRKVNNSTNSIAAKAS is encoded by the coding sequence GTGAAACCGATCCTAAAGTCCGAAAAACTCAATCACGTCTGTTATGACATTCGTGGACCCGTGCTGGAACTCGCGCAGCGCATGGAGGAAGAGGGCCACAAAATCATCAAACTCAACATCGGCAATGTGGGTGTTTTTGGCTTTGATCCTCCAGAAGAGATTCAGTTGGACATGATCCGTAATTTGGGTAATGCCTCAGCGTACTCCGATTCCAAAGGAATTTTTGCCGCTCGTAAAGCCATCATGCAATATTGCCAGGAAAAGGGTATCCAGGGAGTTAGTTTGGATGACATCTATACCGGTAATGGGGTTTCTGAATTAATTGTTCTTGCAATGAATGCATTGCTTAACAACGGTGATGAAGTATTGGTACCAGCCCCAGATTACCCCTTATGGACTGCTGCAGTGAGTCTATCTGGCGGCACCCCAATTCATTACTTGTGTGATGAGTCTAAAGAGTGGGCGCCAGATTTGGCCGATCTGCGTAAAAAGATTACACCGCGCACTAAAGCGATTGTAGTAATCAACCCGAATAATCCAACAGGCGCTATTTATTCCAAAGAAGTGTTGACAGAGTTAACTTCAATTGCGCGTGAGCATGACTTAATTTTGTTCGCTGACGAGATTTACGACAAGATGCTATACGACCAAGAGAAGCATGTCTCTTTGGCATCCCTGTCAACTGATGTAGTTACTATCACCTTCAATGGTTTATCCAAAAACTATCGCTCTTGCGGCTACCGTGCTGGCTGGATGGTAGTTTCTGGGGATAAAGAGATGATTCGCGATTACATCGAGGGTCTCAATATGTTGTCCTCAATGCGCCTGTGCGCCAACGTGCCAGGCCAGTATGCTATTCAGACAGCTCTGGGCGGCTATCAAAGTATTAATGACCTGGTGGCTGAAGGTGGCCGCTTGGCGAAACAGCGCGACCTCGCCTGGAAACTCATTACTGAAATCCCAGGTGTGACTTGCGTGAAGCCAAAATCTGCTTTGTACTTATTTCCAAAACTCGATTCCGAGATGTACCCGATTGAAGATGATCAGCAATTTGTTGCCGACCTTCTCAAGGAAGAAAAAGTATTGTTGGTACAAGGCTCTGGTTTTAATTGGATCAAGTCAGATCACTTCCGCGTAGTGTTCCTACCTCATGAAGATGTGCTGAAAGAGGCTATTGGTCGTCTTGCACGCTTCCTAGAGCGTTATCGTCAAAAACATAGTCGTAAAGTAAATAATTCGACTAATTCAATAGCAGCAAAGGCATCATGA